The following proteins are encoded in a genomic region of Mahella australiensis 50-1 BON:
- a CDS encoding efflux RND transporter permease subunit — MKIWEGSIKRPVMTWMIIAIILVLGVVSLSRLGLDLLPNINLPIAAVTASYPGAGPEEIETMVTKPLESVLGTVSNVNSVRSISTEGSSIIILEFNQGTDMDFAALDMREKVDLIKGMLPSGVTNPMVLKLDPTMLPVMQISVASKDGNLSRAQAVVEDTINNRIERIEGVASVSITGGRQREISITVQPEKLATYGLSITQISNLLKAENLNMPGGTVVRNDKQLVVRTMGEFKSIDDIKALTIPTPAGGTVKLAEIADVADTFKEINQYNKINGKESIGISVQKESTANTVQVADDVNAELEKLRQELPNMEIIPVLDQSQFIKMSINNVANNAIIGAILAVIVLLIFLRNVRSSLVIALSIPISVIATFVLVYFSGMTLNLISMGGLALGVGMMVDNSIVVLENIYRHRQEGQTRIKAASDGAGEVAMAITGSTLTTVAVFLPIIFVQSLAGEIFKELALTVTFSLLASLVVAVTIVPMLASRLVTIEDEGKPKRRTVWTSIDGFFNRTLSGLDSFYRNVLKSALKHKGLTVAIVAAVFIAMIALIPFVGSEFLPPMDQGQFSVSIELPQGTVYTKTADITNKVENIVETIPEADTIYTTVGGNALVSMVGGMGGSSTNIGSISVTLVPKEQRTRTTDEIAAWVSQQVKNIPGAKITVSSMNDVASGATGGGTASIMGAPISVDIKGDDMDTLAEVADDIKGLVETVPGVTSVTTSMGEGAPELRLTIDRYKASQYGLNAATIASTVQSAIKGQLATRYKVEGREIDVTLYGDESYKTDPDKLSQLLIPTMTGGNVPLGELAKVEEAKGPVAINRQDLRRTISVNVNISDRALGDVTADIQAKINAYRLPSGYAVSYSGQSQMLNDAFGDLGLALILAVILVYMIMAAQFESFIHPFDIMFAVPLAFGGAVFGLFLTGKALSVPAYIGVIMLTGIVVNNAIVLIDYTNQLRDRGYSCEEALIKAGPTRLRPILMTTLTTVLGLVPLALGIGEGAEMEAPMAITVIFGLGLSTIITLIIVPVIYSLFDRFSRRHHEPVDNVIPIGGREV; from the coding sequence TTGAAGATATGGGAAGGTTCTATAAAGCGACCTGTTATGACATGGATGATAATAGCTATAATATTGGTGCTTGGGGTCGTGTCCTTAAGTCGATTGGGTTTGGATCTTTTGCCGAATATAAATCTGCCGATAGCAGCGGTAACAGCCTCTTATCCGGGTGCGGGCCCTGAAGAGATAGAAACTATGGTAACAAAGCCATTGGAAAGTGTATTGGGTACGGTATCCAATGTTAACTCTGTGCGCTCTATATCGACAGAGGGCAGTTCTATAATAATATTAGAATTCAATCAGGGTACTGATATGGACTTTGCAGCTTTGGACATGCGCGAAAAGGTTGACCTTATAAAAGGCATGCTGCCTAGCGGTGTAACCAATCCGATGGTGTTAAAGCTTGATCCGACAATGCTTCCTGTTATGCAGATCTCGGTAGCCAGCAAGGATGGTAATCTATCTAGAGCCCAGGCGGTGGTAGAGGATACTATAAATAACCGTATAGAGCGTATAGAGGGCGTAGCATCGGTTAGTATAACCGGCGGTCGTCAACGCGAAATATCTATAACGGTACAGCCTGAGAAGCTGGCTACATACGGTTTATCTATAACACAGATATCCAATCTTTTGAAAGCGGAAAACCTTAATATGCCTGGAGGCACAGTAGTGCGCAATGACAAGCAGTTGGTGGTCCGTACTATGGGCGAATTCAAGAGCATAGACGATATAAAGGCATTAACAATACCTACGCCGGCTGGTGGTACAGTAAAACTTGCAGAAATAGCAGACGTGGCTGATACTTTTAAAGAGATAAACCAATATAATAAAATAAACGGTAAAGAGAGCATAGGCATATCAGTGCAAAAGGAAAGTACGGCCAATACTGTTCAGGTGGCCGACGATGTCAATGCGGAGTTGGAAAAATTGCGCCAAGAATTACCCAATATGGAGATAATACCGGTATTGGATCAGTCGCAGTTCATAAAGATGTCGATAAACAATGTTGCGAATAACGCTATAATAGGGGCAATATTAGCTGTTATAGTACTGCTGATATTCTTACGGAATGTTCGCTCTTCGCTCGTTATAGCATTATCTATACCTATATCGGTCATAGCAACCTTTGTGTTGGTGTATTTTTCGGGTATGACTTTAAACCTTATATCGATGGGCGGCCTAGCATTGGGCGTAGGCATGATGGTGGATAATTCTATAGTAGTATTAGAGAACATATACAGGCACAGACAAGAAGGGCAAACGCGTATTAAGGCGGCCAGCGATGGTGCTGGCGAGGTGGCTATGGCTATTACCGGCTCGACGTTAACCACAGTAGCAGTATTCCTCCCAATAATATTCGTTCAGAGCTTAGCCGGCGAGATTTTTAAGGAACTGGCTCTTACAGTTACGTTTTCGCTTTTAGCCTCATTGGTTGTAGCCGTAACCATCGTTCCAATGCTGGCATCGCGCTTAGTGACCATAGAGGATGAGGGGAAACCTAAGCGCAGGACTGTCTGGACGTCGATAGATGGCTTTTTTAACAGAACATTGTCTGGCTTAGACAGTTTTTATAGAAATGTGCTCAAGTCGGCATTAAAGCATAAGGGCTTAACTGTTGCTATAGTAGCAGCAGTCTTTATAGCTATGATAGCGCTGATACCGTTTGTCGGCAGTGAATTTTTGCCACCTATGGATCAAGGTCAATTTAGTGTAAGTATAGAGTTGCCCCAAGGTACAGTTTATACCAAGACGGCCGACATTACCAATAAGGTAGAAAATATAGTGGAAACGATACCCGAAGCCGATACTATATATACTACCGTGGGAGGGAATGCTCTGGTTTCCATGGTAGGTGGCATGGGCGGTAGCAGCACAAATATTGGAAGCATAAGCGTTACGCTTGTGCCAAAGGAACAACGTACGCGTACTACCGATGAAATAGCGGCATGGGTGAGTCAACAGGTAAAAAATATACCAGGTGCTAAGATAACGGTGTCATCAATGAATGATGTTGCAAGCGGAGCCACGGGCGGCGGTACTGCATCGATTATGGGGGCGCCGATATCGGTGGATATAAAAGGCGATGATATGGATACACTCGCTGAGGTTGCCGATGATATAAAGGGGCTTGTAGAAACTGTGCCGGGAGTAACCAGCGTCACTACCAGTATGGGAGAAGGTGCGCCCGAGCTGCGCTTAACAATAGACCGCTACAAAGCATCGCAATATGGCTTGAATGCAGCTACCATAGCGTCGACGGTTCAATCTGCTATAAAAGGACAGTTGGCTACGCGTTATAAAGTTGAAGGGCGCGAAATCGATGTGACATTATATGGCGATGAAAGTTATAAAACTGATCCAGATAAGCTGTCCCAGCTTTTGATTCCGACTATGACCGGCGGCAACGTTCCGCTTGGTGAATTGGCCAAAGTGGAGGAAGCTAAAGGGCCGGTGGCTATAAACCGTCAGGATTTACGCCGCACGATAAGCGTTAACGTAAATATATCGGATAGGGCGTTGGGCGATGTGACTGCCGATATACAAGCAAAAATAAATGCCTACAGATTGCCTAGTGGCTATGCCGTGAGCTACAGTGGGCAAAGTCAGATGCTTAATGATGCGTTCGGCGACCTCGGCTTGGCGCTTATACTGGCTGTTATATTGGTTTATATGATAATGGCGGCGCAGTTTGAGTCGTTTATCCATCCTTTTGATATAATGTTTGCAGTACCACTTGCCTTTGGTGGTGCTGTATTCGGATTATTTCTCACAGGCAAAGCGTTGAGCGTTCCGGCATATATAGGCGTGATAATGTTGACAGGTATAGTGGTCAATAACGCCATAGTGCTTATAGATTACACCAACCAGTTAAGGGACAGAGGTTATAGCTGTGAGGAAGCTCTTATAAAGGCTGGTCCTACCAGATTGCGCCCTATACTCATGACAACGCTTACTACCGTACTCGGCCTTGTGCCTTTAGCACTGGGTATAGGCGAGGGAGCGGAGATGGAAGCACCTATGGCTATAACGGTGATATTCGGACTTGGGCTATCCACTATTATAACGCTTATAATAGTGCCTGTGATCTATAGTCTGTTCGACAGATTCAGCCGCCGTCATCATGAGCCTGTCGATAATGTAATACCTATAGGCGGCAGGGAGGTATAA
- a CDS encoding efflux RND transporter periplasmic adaptor subunit, with the protein MNSSIKWVSIAAATLVTVGLLMTGCSDQPQTSTQDQQKNAAVAVSVQKVALGSVGNSREYTARLKPIQDVMIIPKLPGKVTAIPVEIGDAVKKGDLLLELDTSDIQPQIDQAQAAYNVAKINVNDTKKKKEDLDNMEKKLKDQQNSLTSQQKQLNDTVKQLQSQLNDLKKQLASAPDERVKAQLQSTIDALESQLSKAQDGLSSVNEALKAVQTQISSIATSKMQIPSDELLNAQLKQAEAALNLAKHQLTNTKIYAPIDGIVASVNVDEGEMVAQTTLPMNVIDVSKLLMDIQVAEADISKIQKGQSVNIKVDAVPDQTYNGTVTMISPTPDPRSQNYPVSIQIDNKGNYLKAGMFARAELAVDKKTDVIVVPSTAVLDENGIKVVYVADGGKAQKQQVEIGMDDGKMVEIKKGLDVGQNIVVEGQQYLTDGADITIAE; encoded by the coding sequence TTGAATAGTAGCATAAAGTGGGTGTCTATAGCGGCCGCAACGCTTGTTACAGTCGGCCTATTGATGACGGGTTGTAGTGATCAACCCCAGACTTCGACACAAGATCAACAAAAAAATGCTGCAGTAGCAGTATCGGTGCAGAAAGTAGCTCTAGGCAGCGTGGGTAACAGCAGAGAATATACTGCTAGGCTGAAACCAATACAAGATGTTATGATAATCCCTAAGTTACCGGGTAAAGTGACTGCTATACCTGTTGAAATAGGCGATGCAGTGAAAAAAGGTGATCTGCTCTTAGAGCTTGATACGTCGGATATACAGCCGCAAATTGACCAAGCTCAGGCAGCTTATAATGTAGCCAAAATAAATGTGAATGATACTAAAAAGAAAAAAGAAGATCTGGATAATATGGAAAAAAAGCTTAAAGATCAGCAAAATTCCTTGACATCGCAACAAAAACAATTAAATGATACTGTAAAACAATTGCAGTCACAGCTAAATGATCTTAAAAAACAATTGGCATCTGCTCCGGATGAGCGGGTAAAAGCTCAGCTTCAGAGTACTATAGATGCTCTAGAGTCTCAGCTTTCCAAGGCCCAGGACGGATTGAGTTCTGTAAACGAAGCGTTAAAAGCAGTGCAGACGCAGATTAGCTCTATAGCTACATCTAAGATGCAGATACCTAGCGATGAACTGCTTAACGCGCAACTCAAGCAAGCTGAAGCTGCGTTAAACCTTGCGAAACATCAATTGACCAATACTAAGATATATGCCCCTATAGATGGTATAGTGGCTTCCGTCAATGTGGATGAGGGCGAGATGGTGGCTCAAACCACACTGCCCATGAATGTTATAGATGTGAGCAAATTGCTTATGGACATACAGGTTGCCGAGGCTGATATATCTAAAATACAAAAAGGTCAAAGTGTAAATATCAAGGTCGATGCAGTGCCAGATCAAACATATAATGGGACGGTGACCATGATATCGCCGACACCGGATCCGCGTTCACAAAATTATCCGGTTAGCATACAAATCGATAATAAAGGTAATTATTTGAAGGCCGGTATGTTCGCCCGGGCTGAATTGGCTGTGGATAAGAAAACGGATGTTATAGTAGTGCCTAGCACAGCAGTGCTTGATGAAAACGGTATCAAAGTTGTATATGTAGCTGACGGCGGAAAGGCTCAAAAGCAGCAGGTTGAGATTGGCATGGATGATGGCAAAATGGTAGAAATAAAGAAAGGGCTGGATGTAGGCCAAAATATCGTAGTAGAGGGTCAACAGTATCTGACCGATGGCGCTGACATCACTATAGCTGAATAG
- the xylB gene encoding xylulokinase — protein sequence MAYLLGIDVGTSGTKTVLFDENGNSVAHALYEYPMYQPQMGWAEQRPEDWWNASVETIKQVITKSGVDAADIKGIGLTGQMHGMVLLDKDYNVLRPAIIWCDQRTQAECDEITDIIGRRRLIEITANPALTGFTASKVMWVKKHQPDIFEKIYKILLPKDYIRFKLTGEFATEVSDASGMQFLDVPHRRWSDEVLDKLGINKEWMPAVYESPEISGYVTQDVADITGLKVGTPVVGGGGDQAAGAVGNGIVKTGIVSSTIGTSGVVFAYTDDVRIDPKGRVHTFCHAVPNTWHIMGVTQGAGLSMQWMRNNFGGMEKELSVFLNNDPYDIMTQEAAQAVAGCRGLIYLPYLMGERTPHLDPYAKGVFFGLSAMHTRQDMFRAVMEGVAYSLRDCLEIIREMGAEVNEIRASGGGGRSSLWRQMQADNFHNPVSTINSSEGPAFGAALLAGVGAGIYDSVPQACEATIRITGVQQPLEGNLAIYDKYYDIYKQLYNDLKATFKKVAVIE from the coding sequence ATGGCTTATCTTTTAGGAATAGACGTAGGAACATCGGGGACTAAGACCGTACTGTTCGATGAAAATGGCAATAGTGTGGCTCATGCATTATATGAGTATCCTATGTATCAACCACAGATGGGCTGGGCTGAACAACGCCCGGAGGATTGGTGGAATGCCTCGGTGGAAACGATAAAGCAGGTTATAACTAAGAGTGGCGTCGATGCTGCCGACATAAAAGGTATCGGTTTGACTGGACAAATGCACGGTATGGTATTATTGGATAAGGATTATAACGTATTAAGGCCTGCTATTATATGGTGTGATCAGCGTACTCAAGCTGAATGCGATGAAATAACCGACATAATAGGCAGGCGGAGGTTGATAGAGATAACAGCCAATCCGGCATTAACGGGTTTCACAGCTTCCAAAGTCATGTGGGTAAAAAAACATCAACCGGATATTTTTGAGAAAATATACAAAATACTTTTGCCGAAGGACTACATAAGGTTCAAATTAACAGGTGAATTTGCTACTGAAGTATCGGATGCTAGCGGCATGCAGTTTTTAGATGTTCCTCACAGGCGATGGAGCGACGAAGTGTTGGATAAGCTCGGCATAAATAAGGAATGGATGCCGGCCGTATATGAATCGCCCGAAATAAGCGGCTATGTGACACAGGATGTAGCGGATATCACTGGTTTAAAAGTCGGCACGCCGGTAGTCGGTGGTGGCGGCGATCAAGCAGCAGGTGCTGTGGGAAATGGTATAGTTAAGACGGGCATTGTATCATCTACTATAGGTACATCAGGTGTAGTGTTTGCCTATACCGATGATGTGCGTATAGATCCGAAAGGACGAGTGCATACGTTTTGCCATGCTGTACCCAATACATGGCATATAATGGGCGTTACGCAGGGAGCCGGCTTATCGATGCAGTGGATGCGGAATAATTTTGGCGGCATGGAGAAAGAACTGAGCGTTTTTTTAAACAATGATCCATACGATATAATGACTCAAGAAGCTGCCCAAGCTGTTGCGGGGTGTAGGGGGCTTATATATTTACCATATCTCATGGGTGAGCGCACACCACATCTGGACCCTTATGCCAAAGGTGTATTTTTCGGTCTGTCTGCTATGCACACAAGGCAGGACATGTTCCGAGCCGTTATGGAAGGTGTAGCCTATAGTCTGAGAGATTGCTTAGAGATAATAAGAGAAATGGGTGCTGAGGTAAATGAGATAAGAGCCTCGGGCGGAGGTGGCCGCAGTAGCTTATGGCGTCAGATGCAGGCCGATAACTTCCATAATCCAGTATCCACTATTAATTCCAGTGAAGGCCCGGCATTCGGCGCAGCGCTGTTGGCTGGTGTAGGAGCTGGAATATATGATAGCGTGCCGCAGGCTTGTGAGGCCACCATACGTATAACAGGGGTGCAACAACCCTTAGAGGGCAATTTAGCTATATATGATAAGTATTATGACATATATAAACAGCTTTATAATGATTTAAAAGCCACATTTAAGAAAGTGGCTGTGATAGAGTGA
- a CDS encoding sugar phosphate isomerase/epimerase family protein: MKISFTTLSCPDWSWDKILKEAVRLGYDGIEVRGVEGEMFLPKAKPFLPENIDNTISVLKQKGLAICCLDTSSSFHDPERFDAAILEAEKTIDLAQSLGVPYIRVFGNNIPNPAKKEETIKRVAKGLETVGTYADRKGICVLIETHGDFSSSNNLLQVLNRVDNPAIGVLWDINHPYKVFGEPIEVTFERLGKYIKHTHIKDSKGKGKEATLCLIGEGDVPIAECIDILKRHGYSGWLSLEWEKKWHPELEEPELVIPAYIRYIKKMLSA; this comes from the coding sequence ATGAAGATATCTTTTACGACGCTTTCATGTCCCGACTGGAGTTGGGATAAAATATTGAAGGAGGCAGTGCGGCTTGGTTATGACGGTATAGAAGTACGAGGCGTAGAAGGCGAAATGTTCTTACCCAAAGCGAAACCTTTTTTGCCGGAAAATATTGACAACACTATATCTGTATTAAAACAAAAAGGCTTAGCAATTTGTTGCCTTGATACATCATCATCTTTTCATGATCCGGAAAGATTCGATGCGGCTATACTTGAAGCTGAAAAGACTATAGATTTGGCACAGAGTCTCGGCGTGCCTTATATAAGGGTGTTCGGTAATAATATACCGAATCCAGCGAAAAAGGAAGAAACGATAAAACGCGTTGCTAAAGGACTAGAAACTGTGGGCACATACGCTGATCGAAAGGGAATCTGCGTGCTTATTGAAACTCATGGAGATTTTTCTTCGTCAAATAACCTGTTACAGGTGTTAAATCGTGTAGATAATCCTGCTATAGGTGTCTTATGGGATATAAATCATCCATATAAAGTCTTTGGCGAACCGATAGAAGTTACCTTTGAAAGGTTGGGCAAGTATATAAAACATACGCATATTAAAGATTCTAAAGGTAAGGGTAAGGAGGCTACGTTGTGCCTTATAGGTGAAGGCGATGTGCCAATTGCAGAATGCATAGATATACTCAAGCGACATGGGTATAGCGGATGGCTGTCCCTTGAATGGGAGAAAAAATGGCACCCGGAGCTGGAAGAACCAGAGTTGGTCATACCAGCGTATATAAGATATATAAAGAAAATGCTTTCCGCATAA
- a CDS encoding carbohydrate ABC transporter permease, producing MLVKRTAGERIFDIINAFILIILCIVCIYPMLYVVFASFSDPIELMKHRGLLLWPLGNPTIEGYKLVFQNPSITNGYKNTIIYVVAGTAINIFMTSLGAYVLSRKNVLWRNLMMFIVTFTMFFSGGMIPTYLLVKNLNMLNTRWAILIPGAISTYNMIIMRTSFAAIPDSLEESAKMDGANDFIVLFRIILPLSTAVLAVMVLFYGVGHWNAWFNAMIYLRDRNLFPLQLILREILLANDLQSMSDVGNLVGGAAMQAGTDVVYFARELVKYCTIVVATVPILALYPFLQKYFVKGVMIGSLKE from the coding sequence ATGCTTGTAAAAAGGACTGCCGGTGAAAGGATTTTCGATATAATAAACGCTTTTATACTCATTATACTTTGTATAGTTTGCATATACCCGATGCTCTATGTTGTATTTGCGTCTTTTAGCGATCCGATAGAACTTATGAAACATAGAGGGCTTCTTTTGTGGCCACTTGGAAATCCCACAATCGAGGGTTATAAATTAGTGTTTCAGAATCCCAGTATAACTAATGGTTACAAAAATACTATAATTTACGTAGTGGCCGGTACTGCTATAAATATATTCATGACTTCATTGGGGGCCTATGTGCTTTCCAGAAAGAACGTTTTGTGGAGAAACCTGATGATGTTTATTGTAACTTTTACTATGTTTTTCAGTGGCGGCATGATACCGACGTATTTGTTGGTAAAGAATCTGAATATGTTAAATACCAGATGGGCTATTTTGATACCTGGCGCTATTTCAACTTATAATATGATTATAATGCGTACCTCATTTGCGGCTATACCAGACAGCTTAGAGGAATCGGCAAAAATGGATGGCGCCAATGATTTTATAGTTCTATTTAGGATAATACTTCCCTTATCTACAGCTGTTTTGGCGGTTATGGTATTATTCTATGGTGTGGGACACTGGAACGCATGGTTCAACGCTATGATATATTTGCGCGACAGAAATTTGTTTCCATTGCAGCTTATATTGAGGGAGATATTGCTTGCCAATGATCTGCAGTCGATGAGCGATGTTGGCAATTTAGTCGGAGGTGCAGCGATGCAAGCTGGGACAGACGTAGTATATTTTGCCAGAGAGCTGGTGAAATATTGTACCATAGTAGTGGCTACGGTACCTATATTGGCTTTATATCCATTCTTGCAAAAATATTTTGTGAAAGGTGTAATGATCGGTTCCCTAAAAGAATAA
- a CDS encoding ABC transporter permease translates to MSTPIAQSPLNIGKKDNWRTIIAKDFVRNKYIYIMAIPVLAYYIIFQYGPMYGLMIAFKDFSPGKGIWGSPWVGFKHFESFFNGPYAWQLIRNTLLISIYSLLWGFPAPIILALLLNEVRNNTFKRTVQTITYLPHFISLVVVCGLIVDFTASDGVINDIIEMLGGQRTNFMMKPEWFRTIYIGSGIWQEIGWGSIIYLAAITNIDPQLYEAATIDGASRWRQTFHITIPGITPTIVILLILRLGGLMSVGHEKILLLYNPTTMETADVISTYVYRRGLLDFDYSFSTAVGLFNSLINFGLLVAANAISRKVSETSLW, encoded by the coding sequence ATGAGTACACCGATAGCCCAATCGCCGTTAAATATAGGAAAAAAGGATAATTGGAGAACGATTATTGCTAAAGACTTTGTAAGAAATAAGTATATATATATAATGGCTATACCTGTTTTAGCCTACTATATAATTTTTCAGTATGGGCCGATGTATGGCCTTATGATAGCTTTTAAAGATTTTAGTCCAGGTAAAGGCATATGGGGTAGTCCATGGGTTGGCTTTAAGCATTTTGAAAGTTTTTTCAACGGGCCGTATGCTTGGCAATTAATAAGGAATACATTGCTCATCAGTATATATAGTTTATTATGGGGATTTCCAGCACCTATAATATTGGCTTTGTTATTAAATGAGGTCAGAAATAATACATTTAAAAGAACCGTCCAGACAATAACATATCTTCCGCATTTTATTTCATTGGTTGTGGTGTGCGGTCTGATAGTAGATTTTACTGCTTCAGACGGCGTAATAAATGATATAATAGAGATGCTGGGTGGACAAAGAACTAATTTTATGATGAAGCCGGAATGGTTCAGAACAATATATATAGGCTCTGGAATATGGCAGGAAATAGGCTGGGGCAGCATAATATATCTTGCTGCTATAACAAACATAGACCCTCAGTTATATGAAGCGGCAACAATAGATGGTGCCAGTAGATGGCGACAAACATTTCACATAACAATTCCGGGAATAACGCCCACTATTGTCATCCTTTTAATTCTTAGATTGGGTGGATTAATGAGCGTGGGTCATGAAAAAATACTGCTGCTCTATAATCCTACCACTATGGAAACGGCTGATGTGATTTCCACTTATGTTTATAGGAGAGGATTGCTTGATTTTGATTACAGTTTTAGTACGGCGGTAGGTTTATTTAACTCTCTGATAAATTTTGGATTATTAGTGGCGGCCAATGCTATTAGCAGAAAAGTATCGGAAACAAGCTTGTGGTAA